The following coding sequences are from one Streptomyces sp. NBC_00536 window:
- a CDS encoding NHL domain-containing thioredoxin family protein: MNPAASAPRRARVRAPELIGKGGWLNTGDTSYTLADLRGRIVILDFWTFCCINCLHVLDELRELEEKHRDTVVIIGVHSPKFVHEAEHQAVVDAVERYEVHHPVLDDPELATWKQYAVRAWPTLVVIDPEGYIVAQHAGEGHAHAIARLVEELEAEHEAKGTLRRGDGPYVAPAPVATDLRFPGKALVLPSGNVLVSDSTRHQLVELAADGESVVRRIGGGERGFGPDAFSEPQGLALLPDGRVVVADTVNHALRVFDPATGAVETVAGTGRQWWQGSPTAGPAREVDLSSPWDVAWWGGKVWIAMAGVHQLWTWDPETDTVGVAAGTTNEGLVDGPVAEAWFAQPSGLAAAGDRLWIADSETSALRWVEAAADGGYVIRTAVGSGLFDFGHRDGAADQALLQHPLGVTALPDGSVAVCDTYNHALRRYDPATGEVSTLATDLREPSDAVLVGDDILVVESARHRLTRLRLPEEAVRVESVAHRTQRAATEVAPGTLRLDVVFRAPSGQKLDERYGPSTRLQVSSTPPELLAEGAGQGTDLFRDLVLADGITEGVLHVSAMAASCDDDPENEYPACHMHQQDWGVPVRVLPGGVARLPLVLAGLDA; the protein is encoded by the coding sequence ATGAATCCTGCCGCGTCCGCACCCCGTCGCGCCCGAGTCCGTGCCCCCGAGCTGATCGGCAAGGGCGGCTGGCTCAATACCGGTGACACCTCCTACACCCTCGCCGACCTGCGAGGACGGATCGTCATCCTCGACTTCTGGACCTTCTGCTGCATCAACTGCCTGCACGTCCTCGACGAGCTGCGGGAGCTGGAGGAGAAGCACCGGGACACCGTCGTGATCATTGGCGTGCACTCGCCGAAGTTCGTGCACGAGGCCGAGCACCAGGCCGTCGTCGACGCCGTCGAGCGCTACGAGGTCCACCACCCCGTCCTCGACGATCCCGAGCTGGCGACCTGGAAGCAGTACGCCGTCCGCGCCTGGCCCACGCTCGTCGTGATCGACCCCGAGGGCTACATCGTCGCGCAGCACGCCGGTGAGGGGCACGCGCACGCCATCGCGCGGCTCGTCGAGGAGCTGGAGGCCGAGCACGAGGCCAAGGGGACCCTGCGGCGCGGGGACGGGCCGTACGTGGCACCGGCGCCGGTCGCGACCGACCTGCGGTTCCCCGGCAAGGCGCTCGTCCTGCCCTCCGGGAACGTCCTGGTGTCCGACTCGACCCGGCACCAGCTGGTCGAGCTGGCCGCCGACGGCGAGAGCGTCGTACGGCGGATCGGCGGCGGGGAGCGCGGCTTCGGGCCGGACGCCTTCAGCGAGCCGCAGGGCCTGGCGCTGCTGCCCGACGGGCGGGTCGTGGTCGCGGACACCGTCAACCACGCGCTGCGCGTCTTCGACCCGGCCACCGGGGCCGTGGAGACCGTCGCCGGTACGGGCCGCCAGTGGTGGCAGGGCTCGCCGACGGCCGGGCCCGCGCGCGAGGTGGACCTGTCCTCGCCGTGGGACGTGGCCTGGTGGGGCGGCAAGGTGTGGATCGCCATGGCGGGCGTGCACCAGCTGTGGACCTGGGACCCGGAGACCGACACGGTCGGGGTCGCGGCCGGCACCACCAACGAGGGGCTGGTCGACGGGCCCGTCGCCGAGGCCTGGTTCGCGCAGCCCTCCGGGCTCGCGGCGGCCGGGGACCGGCTGTGGATCGCCGACTCCGAGACCAGTGCGCTGCGCTGGGTGGAGGCGGCCGCCGACGGCGGGTACGTCATCCGGACCGCCGTCGGCAGCGGCCTGTTCGACTTCGGTCACCGGGACGGGGCCGCGGACCAGGCCCTGCTCCAGCACCCGCTCGGCGTGACCGCCCTGCCGGACGGCTCGGTCGCCGTCTGTGACACGTACAACCACGCCCTGCGCCGCTACGATCCCGCCACCGGGGAGGTCAGCACCCTGGCCACCGACCTGCGCGAGCCGAGCGACGCCGTGCTGGTCGGGGACGACATCCTGGTCGTGGAGTCCGCCCGGCACCGGCTGACCCGGCTGCGGCTGCCGGAGGAGGCCGTCCGCGTCGAATCGGTCGCGCACCGCACGCAGCGGGCCGCCACCGAGGTGGCCCCGGGCACGCTCCGGCTGGACGTGGTCTTCCGGGCGCCGAGCGGTCAGAAGCTGGACGAGCGGTACGGGCCCTCCACCCGGCTCCAGGTCTCCTCGACCCCGCCGGAGCTGCTGGCCGAGGGGGCGGGCCAGGGGACGGACCTGTTCCGGGACCTGGTCCTGGCGGACGGGATCACCGAGGGCGTGCTGCACGTCTCGGCGATGGCCGCCTCGTGCGACGACGACCCGGAGAACGAGTACCCGGCCTGCCACATGCACCAGCAGGACTGGGGAGTTCCGGTCCGAGTGCTCCCGGGTGGCGTCGCGCGCCTCCCGCTGGTCCTGGCGGGCCTGGACGCCTGA
- a CDS encoding SseB family protein has translation MRLSEEIAAFRGGTGNPARMLGEFRRATLLVPIADGGLMSGEQGGVRWVYAFTGEEALAAFARARGAGDQEWEYLAILGARLVDAVIPEVAGPAGVAVDVADEEGAMLFPPVVGIVPDAVAVDAAGPADAEPAGAPHER, from the coding sequence ATGCGACTCAGCGAAGAGATCGCCGCATTCCGCGGGGGAACGGGAAACCCCGCCCGGATGCTGGGCGAATTCCGCCGTGCCACGCTGCTCGTGCCGATCGCCGACGGCGGCCTGATGTCGGGAGAGCAGGGCGGCGTCCGCTGGGTCTACGCCTTCACCGGGGAAGAGGCCCTGGCGGCCTTCGCCCGGGCCCGCGGCGCCGGGGACCAGGAGTGGGAGTACCTCGCGATCCTCGGGGCCCGGCTGGTCGACGCGGTGATCCCCGAGGTGGCGGGTCCGGCCGGGGTGGCCGTGGACGTGGCGGACGAGGAGGGCGCGATGCTCTTCCCGCCGGTGGTGGGCATTGTCCCGGACGCGGTCGCGGTCGATGCCGCCGGTCCGGCCGACGCGGAACCCGCGGGGGCCCCGCATGAGCGGTGA
- a CDS encoding maleylpyruvate isomerase family mycothiol-dependent enzyme: MTVHPSLQPYADAWTHSIEAISELVLPLTEAEWNRPTPCPGWSVRDVVSHIIGIECEQLGDPRPIHTLPRDLRHVVDEFTRYMEVQVDVRRHHTAPEMTSELEYTVIRRMRQLRNEKRDPATTMVRGPLGEQTTLELALRLRAFDVWIHEQDLRTALGVPGNWDSPGAVVARDLLLVGLPKVVAKRAGAPAGSAVVLDVHGTLEFMRTVRIDAAGQGTMDSAPSLGPAVTLAMDWETYVRLAAGRGRWRTLADLVKVEGDPDLAEAILSQFAVTP; encoded by the coding sequence TTGACCGTCCATCCCAGCCTTCAGCCCTATGCCGATGCGTGGACCCACTCCATCGAGGCGATATCCGAACTGGTCCTCCCGCTGACGGAGGCCGAATGGAACCGCCCGACCCCGTGCCCCGGCTGGTCGGTCCGTGACGTCGTGTCACACATCATCGGTATCGAGTGCGAGCAGCTCGGCGACCCCCGCCCCATCCACACCCTCCCCCGGGACCTGCGCCACGTGGTGGACGAGTTCACCCGGTACATGGAGGTCCAGGTGGACGTCCGGCGCCACCACACCGCCCCCGAGATGACCTCGGAGCTGGAGTACACCGTCATCCGGCGGATGCGGCAGCTGCGCAACGAGAAGCGGGATCCCGCCACCACGATGGTGCGCGGACCGCTGGGCGAGCAGACGACGCTGGAGCTGGCGCTGCGGCTGCGGGCCTTCGACGTGTGGATCCACGAACAGGACCTGCGGACCGCGCTCGGCGTCCCGGGAAACTGGGACTCCCCCGGCGCCGTCGTGGCCCGGGACCTCCTCCTGGTGGGACTCCCGAAGGTCGTCGCGAAGCGAGCGGGCGCCCCGGCCGGGTCCGCCGTGGTCCTGGACGTGCACGGAACGCTGGAGTTCATGCGGACGGTCCGCATCGACGCCGCGGGCCAGGGCACGATGGACAGCGCCCCGTCCCTGGGCCCGGCGGTCACCCTGGCGATGGACTGGGAAACCTACGTCCGCCTGGCCGCGGGCCGCGGCCGCTGGCGCACCCTGGCCGACCTGGTCAAGGTGGAAGGCGACCCGGACCTGGCCGAAGCGATCCTGTCCCAGTTCGCGGTGACGCCGTAG
- a CDS encoding MFS transporter has product MSTPGPAAVDQPHLPKDPPGGRRAVFVWSIGVAVYFVAVIFRTSLGVAGLDAADRFHVSASALSTFSLLQLLVYAGMQIPVGLMVDRLGTKKVLTLGAVLFTAGQIGFALSPSYGTALTARALLGCGDAMTFISVLRLGTRWFPARQGPLMAQLAGLVGMAGNLVSTLVLAPVLHGVGWVQAFAGSAVAGLVVLVPLLLFLRDHPEGHAPPPVVRGEGGYVRRQIAESWREPGTRLGLWVHFTTQFPAMVFLLLWGMPFLVEAQGLSRGGAGGLLTLIVVANMGFGLLYGQLVGRRQSARIPLALGTVGVTALLWGAVLVYPGERAPMWLLVTLCVVLGTCGPASMIGFDFARPANPAARQGTASGITNMGGFIASMTTLLAVGVLLDATGDDYRVAFSSVFVLEGVGVSQILRLRGRALLREREVAAAAALAPAPAAGAVQGSAPAPAEV; this is encoded by the coding sequence ATGAGCACCCCCGGTCCCGCCGCCGTCGACCAGCCGCACCTGCCGAAGGACCCGCCGGGCGGGCGGCGGGCCGTTTTCGTGTGGTCGATCGGCGTCGCCGTCTACTTCGTCGCCGTCATCTTCCGCACCAGCCTCGGCGTCGCGGGCCTGGACGCCGCCGACCGCTTCCACGTCAGCGCCTCGGCCCTGTCCACCTTCTCGCTGCTCCAGCTGCTCGTCTACGCGGGCATGCAGATACCCGTCGGCCTGATGGTGGACCGGCTCGGCACGAAGAAGGTGCTCACGCTCGGCGCGGTCCTCTTCACCGCCGGACAGATCGGTTTCGCGCTCTCCCCGTCCTACGGGACGGCCCTCACCGCGCGCGCCCTGCTGGGCTGCGGCGACGCCATGACCTTCATCTCGGTGCTGCGGCTGGGCACCCGCTGGTTCCCCGCCCGGCAGGGGCCGCTGATGGCGCAGCTCGCCGGGCTGGTCGGCATGGCGGGCAACCTCGTCTCCACGCTGGTGCTGGCGCCCGTCCTGCACGGGGTGGGCTGGGTGCAGGCCTTCGCGGGCAGCGCGGTGGCGGGCCTGGTGGTGCTCGTTCCGCTGCTGCTGTTCCTGCGCGACCACCCCGAGGGGCACGCGCCGCCGCCGGTGGTGCGGGGCGAAGGGGGCTACGTACGCCGTCAGATCGCCGAATCCTGGCGCGAACCCGGGACCCGGCTCGGGCTGTGGGTGCACTTCACGACGCAGTTCCCCGCGATGGTGTTCCTGCTGCTGTGGGGCATGCCGTTCCTGGTCGAGGCGCAGGGGCTGTCGCGCGGTGGCGCGGGCGGGCTGCTGACGCTGATCGTGGTCGCGAACATGGGGTTCGGGCTGCTCTACGGGCAGCTGGTCGGGCGGCGGCAGTCCGCGCGGATTCCGCTGGCGCTCGGCACGGTGGGGGTGACGGCGCTGCTGTGGGGCGCGGTGCTCGTGTACCCGGGGGAGCGGGCGCCGATGTGGCTGCTCGTCACGCTGTGTGTGGTGCTGGGGACGTGTGGGCCGGCCTCGATGATCGGGTTCGACTTCGCGAGGCCCGCGAATCCGGCGGCCCGGCAGGGGACGGCGTCCGGGATCACGAACATGGGCGGGTTCATCGCTTCGATGACGACGTTGCTGGCGGTGGGGGTGCTGCTGGATGCGACCGGGGATGACTACCGGGTCGCGTTCTCGTCGGTGTTCGTGCTGGAGGGGGTGGGGGTGTCGCAGATCCTGCGGTTGCGGGGGCGGGCGCTGTTGCGGGAGCGGGAGGTTGCGGCCGCCGCGGCCCTGGCCCCGGCCCCGGCCGCGGGGGCCGTCCAGGGCTCCGCCCCGGCCCCCGCGGAGGTCTGA
- a CDS encoding protease inhibitor I42 family protein, whose amino-acid sequence MEVRRVALRAGEAYTLRLTGRGARGYVWTWRVTGDADAVEVAEGASSPASPSPPPPGAPVERTYVVRGRLPGGRARIRFAQVRPPYPDEAPYDEFVLEVEVGA is encoded by the coding sequence GTGGAGGTACGGAGGGTGGCGCTCCGCGCCGGTGAGGCGTACACGTTGCGGCTCACCGGGCGGGGGGCGCGTGGGTACGTGTGGACCTGGCGGGTGACGGGGGACGCGGATGCGGTGGAGGTGGCCGAGGGGGCGTCGTCGCCGGCGTCGCCGTCTCCTCCTCCTCCCGGTGCCCCGGTGGAACGGACGTACGTCGTGCGGGGCCGCCTTCCCGGCGGGCGGGCTCGGATCCGCTTCGCGCAGGTGCGGCCGCCGTACCCGGACGAGGCGCCGTACGACGAGTTCGTGCTGGAGGTCGAGGTCGGCGCCTGA
- a CDS encoding carbon-nitrogen family hydrolase: MRASLIQIAVNEGESVVSRRARVADLVREQSGSDLVVLPELWGVGAFSYEQFETEAEPLDGPTFEVMSKAARDAGVWLHAGSVVERSGDGSLYNTTLVLSPEGELAATYRKIHRFGFDQGEAVLMSAGDSLTTVTLPTTVLGIATCYDLRFPELFRGLVDAGAQTLVVAAGWPARRRAHWTLLNRARAVEDQAYVLACCTAGTHAGVEQAGHSLVVDPWGEVIAEAGPGEQVLTVDLDPAKVAETREQFPALKDRMLGIRPPAVPGSWTIS; the protein is encoded by the coding sequence GTGCGCGCCTCCCTGATCCAAATCGCGGTGAACGAGGGCGAGTCGGTGGTTTCCCGACGTGCCCGTGTGGCGGACCTCGTCCGTGAACAGAGCGGCTCCGACCTGGTGGTGCTGCCGGAGCTGTGGGGCGTGGGCGCCTTCTCCTACGAGCAGTTCGAGACGGAGGCCGAGCCGCTGGACGGGCCCACCTTCGAGGTCATGTCGAAGGCGGCGCGCGACGCCGGGGTCTGGCTGCACGCGGGGTCGGTCGTGGAACGCTCCGGTGACGGCTCCCTCTACAACACCACCCTCGTGCTGTCCCCGGAGGGCGAGCTGGCGGCCACGTACCGCAAGATCCACCGCTTCGGTTTCGACCAGGGCGAGGCCGTGCTGATGTCGGCGGGAGACTCCCTGACCACCGTCACCCTGCCGACGACCGTGCTCGGCATCGCCACCTGCTACGACCTGCGCTTCCCGGAACTCTTCCGCGGCCTGGTCGACGCGGGCGCGCAGACCCTGGTGGTGGCCGCGGGCTGGCCCGCCCGCCGCCGCGCGCACTGGACCCTGCTCAACCGGGCGCGCGCCGTCGAGGACCAGGCGTACGTCCTCGCCTGCTGCACCGCCGGGACGCACGCCGGGGTCGAGCAGGCGGGACACAGCCTGGTGGTGGACCCGTGGGGCGAGGTGATCGCCGAGGCGGGCCCGGGCGAGCAGGTGCTGACCGTGGACCTGGACCCGGCGAAGGTGGCGGAGACCCGGGAGCAGTTCCCGGCGCTCAAGGACCGGATGCTGGGCATCCGGCCCCCGGCCGTCCCGGGCTCCTGGACCATCTCCTAG
- a CDS encoding C1 family peptidase: protein MPEQSDQHGQNDPHGQHHAHDAHDAHDDQEGYARPRTARVQLAGELRALLAGAGATWSVSEHLADDEPVPRPSLGLQPGANLTPAAEAGPVDLRALIGRESANPDLTRRRAAHGLLPETEPPVVGARPAALDWRSRWGWPWITKVKDQNPCGSCWAFGATGLVESMARIEHGVWAKRSEGDVHDGLKFSCGQGSNPETALDWIKANGGICDPDCYPYTTPPPSVPADRRDAWRADYTPSWDRSGRTTRITDYVRLGDVEQQKVWLDTVGPLTACFDVYDDFFGLGAGVYRRTSDHFAGGHCVLIVGYDDAAGCWIFKNSWGTGYHVGGYGRIAYGEVKIDYWAKCGLRGTNADPWTKRRLHTGNIFESGNGRAHRNFEMLATTGGGRLQHWWREGDAPFPWARAAAFGSDVSGLPAFTSTTYNRNLESVHVTSGGRLHHWFYDQSGGTWRDAGLFGPSDAASGTTPGFIQSDYGKPGNFEVVVRTADGRLNHWWRINGSPWTWNDGGRFGSGIAHYGPALVQTRARHLDLVATRTDGRMQLWWRDDPNGFAWRAGELFGTGITSAPCLIEGQYGAADEDTAGNYELCVAAGGRIEHWWRGNAAGGAWSRSAVFGHDALAVTGMLQGSFGFNLEVIVLRTDRQLQHYWRDGAGWHEGPVIGPA from the coding sequence ATGCCGGAGCAGTCCGACCAGCACGGCCAGAACGACCCGCACGGCCAGCACCACGCGCACGACGCACACGACGCGCACGACGACCAGGAGGGGTACGCCCGGCCCCGCACCGCACGGGTCCAGCTCGCGGGAGAACTGCGGGCGCTGCTCGCCGGGGCCGGGGCCACCTGGTCGGTGAGCGAGCACCTCGCCGACGACGAACCCGTACCCCGGCCCTCGCTGGGCCTGCAACCCGGGGCCAACCTGACGCCCGCCGCCGAGGCGGGCCCGGTGGACCTGCGGGCGCTCATCGGCCGCGAGAGCGCGAACCCCGACCTGACCCGGCGCCGCGCCGCCCACGGGCTGCTGCCCGAGACCGAGCCGCCGGTCGTCGGCGCCCGGCCCGCCGCCCTCGACTGGCGCAGCCGCTGGGGCTGGCCCTGGATCACCAAGGTCAAGGACCAGAACCCGTGCGGCTCCTGCTGGGCCTTCGGCGCGACCGGCCTGGTCGAGTCGATGGCGCGGATCGAGCACGGCGTGTGGGCCAAGCGCTCCGAGGGCGATGTCCACGACGGCCTGAAGTTCAGCTGCGGCCAGGGCAGCAACCCCGAGACCGCCCTGGACTGGATCAAGGCCAATGGGGGCATCTGCGACCCGGACTGCTATCCGTACACGACCCCGCCGCCGTCCGTGCCCGCCGACCGCCGTGACGCCTGGCGGGCGGACTACACGCCCAGCTGGGACCGGTCCGGGCGGACCACGCGGATCACCGACTACGTCCGGCTCGGCGACGTGGAGCAGCAGAAGGTCTGGCTGGACACCGTCGGCCCGCTGACGGCCTGCTTCGACGTCTACGACGACTTCTTCGGGCTCGGCGCGGGCGTGTACCGGCGCACCAGCGACCACTTCGCGGGCGGCCACTGCGTGCTGATCGTCGGCTACGACGACGCGGCCGGGTGCTGGATCTTCAAGAACTCCTGGGGCACCGGCTACCACGTGGGCGGCTACGGGCGGATCGCGTACGGCGAGGTGAAGATCGACTACTGGGCCAAGTGCGGGCTGCGCGGCACCAACGCCGACCCCTGGACCAAGCGCCGGCTGCACACCGGCAACATCTTCGAGAGCGGGAACGGCCGCGCGCACCGCAACTTCGAGATGCTCGCGACGACGGGCGGCGGCCGGCTCCAGCACTGGTGGCGCGAGGGCGACGCGCCCTTCCCGTGGGCCCGCGCGGCGGCCTTCGGCAGCGACGTGTCCGGGCTGCCCGCCTTCACGAGCACCACGTACAACCGGAACCTGGAGTCGGTGCACGTCACCAGCGGCGGGCGGCTGCACCACTGGTTCTACGACCAGTCCGGCGGCACCTGGCGCGACGCGGGCCTCTTCGGCCCGTCCGACGCGGCGTCCGGCACCACGCCGGGGTTCATCCAGAGCGACTACGGCAAGCCCGGCAACTTCGAGGTGGTCGTGCGGACCGCCGACGGGCGGCTGAACCACTGGTGGCGGATCAACGGCTCGCCGTGGACCTGGAACGACGGCGGCCGCTTCGGCTCGGGCATCGCCCACTACGGGCCCGCCCTGGTGCAGACCCGCGCCCGCCACCTCGACCTGGTCGCCACCCGGACGGACGGCCGGATGCAGCTGTGGTGGCGCGACGACCCGAACGGCTTCGCCTGGCGCGCGGGCGAGCTGTTCGGCACCGGGATCACCTCGGCGCCCTGCCTGATCGAGGGCCAGTACGGAGCCGCCGACGAGGACACGGCCGGGAACTACGAGCTGTGCGTGGCGGCGGGCGGCCGGATCGAGCACTGGTGGCGGGGGAACGCGGCGGGCGGGGCCTGGAGCCGCAGCGCGGTCTTCGGCCACGACGCGCTCGCGGTCACCGGGATGCTGCAGGGCAGCTTCGGGTTCAATCTGGAGGTCATCGTCCTGCGCACCGACCGGCAGCTCCAGCACTACTGGCGCGACGGCGCGGGATGGCACGAGGGGCCGGTGATCGGTCCCGCGTGA
- a CDS encoding LURP-one-related/scramblase family protein → MKYLVRDKVLAIGDDYWVEDEAGRHAYLVDGKALRLRDTLELKDPDGRILITLREKMFSFRDAMTLERDGRQLAVIRKKRFSLLRNHYRVTLSEGTELDVSGRILDREFKVEYEGELLSLISRQWYRIRETYAVDVIREEADAALLLAVAVCVIRMAEKEREERDEERAERAEDG, encoded by the coding sequence ATGAAATACCTGGTTCGGGACAAAGTGCTGGCCATCGGTGACGACTACTGGGTCGAGGACGAGGCCGGCCGCCACGCCTACCTGGTCGACGGGAAGGCGCTGCGCCTGCGCGACACCCTGGAGCTGAAGGACCCGGACGGCCGGATCCTGATCACCCTGCGGGAGAAGATGTTCAGCTTCCGCGACGCGATGACCCTGGAGCGGGACGGGCGGCAGCTCGCCGTGATCCGCAAGAAACGCTTCTCGCTGCTGCGCAACCACTACCGCGTGACCCTGTCCGAGGGCACCGAACTGGACGTCAGCGGGCGGATCCTGGACCGCGAGTTCAAGGTCGAGTACGAGGGCGAGCTGCTCTCGCTGATCTCCCGTCAGTGGTACCGGATCCGCGAGACGTACGCCGTGGACGTGATCCGGGAGGAGGCGGACGCGGCGCTGCTGCTGGCGGTGGCGGTGTGCGTGATCCGGATGGCCGAGAAGGAGCGGGAGGAGCGGGACGAGGAGAGGGCGGAGAGGGCGGAGGACGGGTGA
- a CDS encoding GntR family transcriptional regulator yields the protein MSSVTLAPTAAERVYQHVKLGVLDRRYEGGTLLTEGELADAVGVSRTPVREALLRLETEGLIKLYPKKGALVLPVSAQEIADVVETRLLVEEFTVRRAVPAAPALLARLAELIEEQHRHAASGDLSALIAADRLFHAEIVRSAGNQILSRLYDQLRDRQLRMGVALLHAHPERIAKTLAEHTEILDALRAGDAESAAAAVRGHVGRVAALVRGDVR from the coding sequence ATGTCATCCGTCACCCTCGCGCCCACGGCCGCCGAACGCGTCTACCAGCACGTCAAGCTCGGCGTGCTCGACCGCCGCTACGAAGGCGGGACCCTGCTCACCGAGGGCGAGCTCGCCGACGCGGTGGGGGTGTCGCGCACGCCCGTGCGCGAGGCGCTGCTGCGGCTGGAGACGGAAGGGCTGATCAAGCTCTACCCGAAGAAGGGCGCGCTGGTCCTGCCCGTCTCCGCCCAGGAGATCGCGGATGTCGTCGAGACCCGGCTGCTGGTCGAGGAGTTCACCGTCCGGCGGGCCGTCCCGGCCGCCCCCGCCCTGCTGGCGCGGCTCGCGGAGCTCATCGAAGAACAGCACCGGCACGCCGCGAGCGGTGACCTCTCCGCGCTGATCGCCGCCGACCGCCTCTTCCACGCCGAGATCGTGCGCAGCGCAGGCAACCAGATCCTGTCCCGGCTCTACGACCAGCTGCGCGACCGGCAGCTGCGGATGGGTGTCGCGCTGCTGCACGCGCACCCCGAACGGATCGCGAAGACCCTCGCCGAGCACACCGAGATCCTCGACGCGCTGCGCGCCGGGGACGCCGAGAGCGCGGCCGCGGCGGTACGCGGCCACGTCGGACGGGTCGCGGCCCTGGTCCGGGGTGACGTGCGATGA
- a CDS encoding M18 family aminopeptidase, which translates to MSSPARFDRGHTDDLMTYLAASPSPYHAVANAGERLEKAGFRQLSETDAWDSSAGGKFVLRGGALIAWYVPEGAAAHTPYRIVGAHTDSPNLRVKPLPDTGSQGWRQIAVEVYGGTLLNTWLDRDLGLAGRLTLRDGTERLVNIDRALLRVPQLAVHLDRSVNSDGLKLDKQRHMQPIWGLGEAHEGDLIAFLEEEEGLPQGSVAGWDLMVHSIEPPAYLGRDRELLAGPRMDNLLSVHAGIAALAAVSTAEHLDHIPVLAAFDHEENGSQSDTGADGPLLGNVLERSVFARGGSYEDRARAFAGTICLSSDTGHAVHPNYGERHDPTHHPRANGGPILKVNVNQRYATDGSGRAVFAAACERAGVPWQSFVSNNSMPCGTTIGPITAARHGIQTVDIGVAILSMHSARELCGADDPYLLANALVSFLEG; encoded by the coding sequence ATGAGCTCTCCCGCCCGCTTCGACCGCGGCCACACCGACGATCTGATGACCTACCTGGCGGCGAGCCCCTCGCCGTACCACGCTGTCGCCAACGCGGGCGAGCGGCTGGAAAAGGCCGGCTTCAGGCAGTTGTCGGAAACGGACGCCTGGGATTCGAGCGCGGGGGGCAAGTTCGTCCTGCGCGGCGGCGCGCTCATCGCCTGGTACGTCCCCGAGGGCGCGGCCGCGCACACCCCGTACCGGATCGTCGGCGCGCACACCGACTCCCCCAACCTCCGCGTCAAGCCGCTTCCTGACACCGGGTCACAGGGCTGGCGGCAGATCGCCGTCGAGGTCTACGGCGGCACCCTGCTCAACACCTGGCTGGACCGGGACCTGGGCCTGGCGGGACGGCTCACCCTGCGCGACGGCACCGAGCGGCTGGTCAACATCGACCGGGCGCTGCTGCGCGTCCCGCAGCTCGCCGTGCACCTGGACCGCTCCGTCAACAGCGACGGCCTCAAGCTGGACAAGCAGCGGCACATGCAGCCGATCTGGGGCCTGGGCGAGGCGCACGAGGGCGACCTCATCGCCTTCCTGGAAGAGGAAGAGGGTCTGCCCCAGGGCTCGGTGGCGGGCTGGGACCTGATGGTCCACTCGATCGAGCCGCCCGCCTACCTGGGCCGGGACCGCGAACTCCTCGCCGGGCCGCGGATGGACAACCTGCTGTCGGTGCACGCGGGCATCGCCGCGCTGGCCGCCGTCTCCACCGCCGAACACCTGGACCACATCCCGGTGCTGGCCGCCTTCGACCACGAGGAGAACGGCTCGCAGTCCGACACGGGCGCGGACGGACCCCTCCTGGGCAATGTGCTGGAACGTTCAGTCTTCGCGCGCGGCGGCAGCTACGAGGACCGTGCGCGCGCCTTCGCGGGCACCATCTGCCTGTCCTCGGACACCGGTCACGCCGTGCACCCCAACTACGGTGAGCGGCACGACCCGACGCACCACCCGCGCGCCAACGGCGGCCCGATCCTCAAGGTCAACGTCAACCAGCGGTACGCGACGGACGGCAGCGGGCGGGCGGTGTTCGCGGCGGCGTGCGAGCGGGCGGGCGTGCCGTGGCAGAGCTTCGTCTCCAACAACTCGATGCCGTGCGGCACGACGATCGGCCCGATCACGGCCGCCCGGCACGGCATCCAGACCGTCGACATCGGTGTCGCGATCCTCTCCATGCACAGCGCGCGCGAACTGTGCGGTGCGGATGACCCGTACCTGCTGGCGAACGCGCTCGTCTCGTTCCTGGAGGGCTGA